CCAACAGGGCTGTCACCCACCGCAGCTTAACCAACAGCACCCCGGTCAGACCCGTCAGCAACCCTCCCAGCCAATCCATCGGGGTGCCCAGATAGCGTACCTGAATCTGATGCGCTCCAGGTGGGATCCGCACCTGTATCTGTCCCAACCCCGTGTGCTCTGCCGGTCTTAGGCGGCCATCCATCTCAACCCACCAAGCGGGGTAATAAAAGGTGCGCAACGCTACCCATTGGTCTCTGTCGGTGGGGTTGACCGCGCGAAAACGACGGTAGCCGTAGCTCCACCGCTCCACCTGGAGCTCCGCGGCTGGGGATCCCACCTCTGCCAACTCCCCTTGCCACCGCACCAGCGGATCCACACCGGGGGGCGGCATCGGGAAGGTCACCCCATGGGCGCGATATTCCGGCACATCCACCAAGGCCAACCCATCCGGAAAAATCCAGTGCCAGTACAAGAAAGGGGTGCCCGGTCGTTGTTGGGGCTCAATCGGGAATTGCTTGGCTGCCGAAAGGGTCTGAAAGGTTTGGATCACCTGCGGCTGAAAGCTGGTTCGGCCCAAAACTTGCCATCCCAGCCCCACCTGGAGCACGACCGCCAAAACCGTTCCCAAAAGGAGCCAATACCGCCAGCTTTTTGGGTTCCAGCCCCATCCCACCAGGGATCCCAGCAGCCAGGGCACGGTCACCGCGGTAATCCCCATCCAGCGCCAGGAAAACTGGATCCGCTGCAACGGCAAAACCCAGTCATAGATCCAACTCAATAGATCCGTCATCATCAGCAAAGCCACCAGACTAACCCCAAGGCTGTACAGCACAAGGTCTCCGGGCGGCAATGAAGATGGAAATGGAGAGAGGGATCCCGGTTCCGCAGCCTCTTTTTTGCCATTCTGGTAGGAAGTTACCCGATTCACACCCCAGCGGCCCAGCAGTAAGAGTGCAGCCCCGGCAACCACCGCCACCATCCAGCCCCAGTACCCCAGCAGGCCACTCTCAAACCAGTGATCGGTCAGTCGTGGTTGCAGACGGGTGAGGCCGCTCACCATCAGGCGATATTGCGGAAAATAGTCCTCGGCAAAGTTGACCGAATCCACCTGAATCAGGCGCTGATCCAGGAATGCAGGCAGCAAAAAAAAGGCTGACCACCCCAGCCCTAATCCCAAGCCCAAATAGGAGCGTCCTACCTTTGGCCAGAGGGGATCCCGCCATCGCAACACCCAGGGCAAAGGCAGCACGATCAAAGTAAACAGCAGCAGCGTCGGCAAATGGGAGAGCACCAACAGGCCATAACTGACGGCTACGGCCCAAATCGGCCAGAGCAAGCCCGGTTGGCAGAGCACCTGTAGCAAAGCCCAGAAAACCCAGGGCAACAGAGCAATTGCCCACACCTCCCCAATCGCTCCCCGCTGGTAAATATCCACCAGCCAATAGGGACCGGCCATCCCCATCCCCGCCAACATCAGAGCAATAGGGCGGGGCGCTACGGTCTGAATCAAGGCATAGAGGCCGGATCCCATCACCAGCATCGCCAAGCCCATACTGGCCACCAGCGAATCAGGCATCTCCAACCCCAAGATGCGAAAGGGCAGGGTCGCCACCATGCACAGGGGGGGATAAAAGGCAAACGTGGCATTGCCAAAGCCGAAGTTGGAAAATTCCAGCCAGCGGGGGTAAAACTGTCCGCCAAAAAATTGCCGCTGATATTGAAAAGCCCAACTGAGATTAAACTGCGTCGAATGGGTGATGGGATACCCCTGTTGCAACATCGGCCAGAGCAGCAGCACCATTCCTGCCAACAACCCAGCCCCAACCAGCCAGAAGAACCCAACCTGACGCAGAACCTTGACCATGAGCACTTCCCATCACCCCAAAGCATGGGATCCCTGCTTGCAAAACCCTCTCAAATCTTAAGTTTCAGCGCAGAGCTTGCCCTTGAGCTGTTGGAAGTCTGTCACACCTTCTGTCACACTGTGCTGAACAATCCGATTACTCTCTCAAATCCTAAGCTCAATCCTGAGATCCAGCGCTTGCCGGTGGACTTGTTTCTGCCTCAAAGGGGCCCGACTTGCCACCGTATTTGCGCAGCAGTCGAATATTCTCGATCACCATCGTCTTTTCCAGGGCCTTGGTCATGTCGTAGAGGGTAAGGGCAGCCACAGAAACCGCCGTTAGAGCCTCCATCTCCACCCCGGTTTGGGCGCTGGTTTTGACGGTGGCCGTGATGAGAAACCCCGGCAAATGGGGATCCGAATCCAGATCCACACGGACACTGCTAAGCGGCAGAGGATGACACAAGGGGATTAAGTCAGCAGTGCGTTTGGCAGCCATGATCCCGGCCAGTCGAGCCGTTTCCACCACATTCCCCTTGGATCCCTGACCGGCCAAAATAGCCTGTAGCGTGGCTTCAGCCATGCGCACCTGACCCTGAGCCGTAGCCAGACGAGGGGTCACGGGCTTTTCTGCGACATCCACCATGCGCACTTGCCCAGATTCATCCAGGTGGGTGAGGGGTGAACCAGGATCGTAGGGTGGATCGGGCTGCACGCCAAGAGCCTCCCGCCAAAGTTAGCTGCCGGATCCCCCATCAGTAGCGAATCCAGGCGTAAGCCGCATCCGAAAGAACAGGCACCTCAGCATAGTGGCTGCGAATGTTTTGCACCCAGGCGTAAACGGTAACAGCAATCACCCCCAACAGGGCTGTGGTCGCCAAAACCCCCATGACCGCCCCAAGGCCGAAGCTGCCAAACAGCATCCCCAGCACCTGCATCAGCAACTGCACCAGGAACAAGACGATATTCAGCAACAGGGCTTGGATGGTGTTAAAGCGGACGAAATGAGCCACGCGGGTATTCCGGACGACCAGGAACAGCAACGCCAAGAAGATCCCCATCCCCAGCCAGCCAGTAGCAAAGGGTATCAGCCGAAATAAAGGGGCAAAAATCGGGATCAAGGCCGGTACCGAGTTAAACAAACCGGAACGCACAAAGCCAAACGGCAAAGCCGATACCAAAGGCAACAGGTAGGGAAGGGATCCCCACAGCCGATTGATGGGAGTAATTTCGCCGCGCCAGGTCATATCCGTCCATCCCCTTGGATACAGTAATTTTGCCAGCTTGC
The window above is part of the Thermostichus vulcanus str. 'Rupite' genome. Proteins encoded here:
- a CDS encoding Tic20 family protein; translation: MTWRGEITPINRLWGSLPYLLPLVSALPFGFVRSGLFNSVPALIPIFAPLFRLIPFATGWLGMGIFLALLFLVVRNTRVAHFVRFNTIQALLLNIVLFLVQLLMQVLGMLFGSFGLGAVMGVLATTALLGVIAVTVYAWVQNIRSHYAEVPVLSDAAYAWIRY
- the moaC gene encoding cyclic pyranopterin monophosphate synthase MoaC, which translates into the protein MQPDPPYDPGSPLTHLDESGQVRMVDVAEKPVTPRLATAQGQVRMAEATLQAILAGQGSKGNVVETARLAGIMAAKRTADLIPLCHPLPLSSVRVDLDSDPHLPGFLITATVKTSAQTGVEMEALTAVSVAALTLYDMTKALEKTMVIENIRLLRKYGGKSGPFEAETSPPASAGSQD